A region of the Candidatus Cloacimonadota bacterium genome:
GAAAACAAAAAAACTCGAAACGTCTATGAAAAATCAATTGAATCAATAAAAGACATCGTTCTTAAAACCGAAAATTTCGAAGCGTATCCGGACAAGCAGGAATTCATGCGATTCTTCTATGATGTCGGAATATTCATTCTTAAAATGTACGAATTCGAGAAACGATGCACACCAGAGCATTTTTCGAACGAATCAACTCTTACTTTAATGGAAGAGAATACATCATTTTTCCTATCGATCTTACCGGAAGATTACGATACAAGCTGGGCAAATCCCACCTATGCTGTTTCGAAACTTGGTGATAATTTTGGACAACTTTTCTCATACTTTTTCACGAGGATCAGACAGTTCATAATGAATGCTTTCCAGCATAAACGATTTGAGATGGCTGAATGGAATGTGATCTACATCGAAGCATTCGAAGTTGTTGAATATTCGATGCCAGATTATGAAAAACTGAGACAAATCATAACGAAGATTGATGCTGCTTACAGCTTGAGAGAAGAGCAGATACGTCTTTCAGAAAACTATGATCCAACTTTCGATTTTTTTAAGAATATCATAGAAACCGCAGATTTCTCTGATGAGCGATACCTTTTTCAGCTTGGTTGTTATATCAACGACGATACGATCCGAATCTCAAAACACCTGCAAACATTGACCAAAGCCAAAATTGTCGAGTTGGCGAACCTTATGGCGGATTCGTATGAACGGGGGTTTGTGACATCAGACAAGGATATGGCGCTAAAATCTACTGCAATGTTGATCTATCCTGCTGGTTTTGAGCGTATTATAAAGTACCTGATTCCAGCGATGAAGAAAAAAGGACTCGACCTAATCATCAAAAGACCTTCAGGTGCGAAAACAAATAAGCAGTATCAATATGATCACCGGTTCGACAGAGCTTTATTCCTTGATGAAGCACTCCTCGAACGAGCAGAAAAAACCATTAAAGAATCCTATGAATCAATTAAGGAACTCACCGACCAGTATTCCGGACTAATCTATTTCGAAACCTTTGGTGAAGAACCTTTCAGTCCTGTAGCAAAGAAAGAATGTCTTAAGCTGAATGAAGAGCAGCAGGTTCTCTTGCAAAAACTTCAACAAATTGCTAATCAGATAACCTTCACTTTCATCCCTCGTGAACAAACAAGTTTTTGCATCATCGCGTTCCCAACACCGGAGATCGGTGCTGATTTTGAAGAAATTTTCAATGACACTTATGCAATCAACACGCTGAAAAATGAGGTATATGAACCAATCCAGCAGAAGATCATAGATGCACTCGATACTGCAGAATATGCACACATCAAAGGTAAAGGAACAAACAAAACAGACCTTAAGGTCATGCTTGCCAAAATTGATGATCCTCAAAAGCAAACGAACTTTGTAAATTGTACTGCAGATGTAAATGTGCCGCTTGGTGAAGTCTTTACCACCCCTCAACTTAAGGGCACAAATGGAGTACTTCATATTGAAGACACATACCTTCGAGGGTTACGCTATAAAGATTTACAGCTTGTTTTCAAAGATGGTTTCATCGAAGATTATTCATGCACCAACTTCGACAATGATCAAGAGAACAAAAAATATATCGAAGAAAATATACTCTTCCCGCATAAGACCCTTCCCATGGGTGAATTCGCGATTGGCACGAACACACTTGCATACATCGTTGCTCAAAAATATAAAATTCTTCGTCTCCTTCCCGTATTGATTATCGAAAAAATGGGTCCTCATTTTGCAGTGGGTGACACCTGCTTCACATTCGAAGAGGATAAGAAGGTCTGCAATCCCGACGGAAAAGAGATCATTGCGCGCGATAATGAGAAGACCATTCTTCGAAAAGAGGACATGAGCAAAGCATACACATATACACATATCGATATTACGCTTCCCTATGAATCGATCGGTTTTATTACGGCAGTTAGTAAAAATGGCACAAAAATTGACATTCTGCGGAATGAAAGATTTGTTTTGGAAGGTACAGAAAAACTCAATGAACCATTAAATGAATATTATTCATAAGGAGTTTCATGAAAGCATACAAGATTGTACTCGTCATATTACTGGTCGGCATTCTCATCATTGGATGCAGCCAGAAAGCCCCGCTCGGGACAAAGAAGAATCCGATCAAAATGTATTTTGTTCCATCAATGGAAGCAGGAAAGATCGTGACAAGCGGTCAGGAAATTGCAGATTATCTTCATGAAAAAACAGGATACTTTTTCAGAGTCGCAGTCCCCACAAGCTATGCCTCGGTCATCGAAGCCATTGGAACCAAAGAAACCGATATTGCATGGCTTGCCACTTTCGCCTACATCCTCGCCAATGAAAAGTTCGGAGCAGAAGTTGAGCTGACAACCGTGAGAAACGGGCTTGAGAAGTATAAGGGCCAATTCGTCGCTCTTGCAGGAAGTGGGATCGACAGTGTTGAGGATATCCAAGGTAAAGTGATTGCTTATACAGATGCCGCATCGACGTCTGGTTACATCTACCCTTCTGCGCTCCTTGCAAAAAAAGGTATCAAACCGGCTCGTTCACTCTTTGCAGGTGGTCATCCCCAAGCAATTCTTGCAGTATATCAGGGAACTGCTGATGTCGGATGCACATTCTGGTCTCCAACCGATGAAAATGGCACCATTCGAGATGCACGACGAGCTGTTATCGAAACGTATCCAGATATTGTTGATAAAGTAAAGATCATAGGATATACTGAATGGATTCCAAATGATACCGTTACCTTCAGAAAAGAATTTCCTGAAGACATGAAGAATGCAATCGTCGATGCTCTAATAGAATTTGCAAACACAGAAGAAGGACATCAAACTTTGCTGGATATTTTAGATATTGATAACTTTGTCCGAGCCAATAATTCAGATTATGACGTTGTTCGTGAAACCCTCCAGGCATTGGGCACAGACGCATCCCAGTTCATACAATGAAAAATATTATAAAACTCACAGACGTCCATAAGGTTTATAAGGGGGGTACCCATGCACTTAAAGGTATCAATCTCGAAGTGAAAGAAGGTGAATTTCTTATACTCCTTGGTTTGTCCGGTTCGGGCAAATCAACGTTGCTTCGGTGCATGAACAGATTGATCGAACCAACATCTGGTGAAATAGAGATTGACGAAGAGAATGTGATCACTGCAAAAGGAAAACGGCTTCGCAAAATACGTCGCCATATCGGCATGATTTTTCAGCAATTCAATCTCATTAAAAACCTGAGTGCTTTGACAAATGTTCTTTCAGGCAAACTGGGTTATGTTTCTCTCTGGCATGCAATCACCTTTTCGATGCACAAAAATGATGTTGAGATTGCAATGAGTAATCTCAAGAGAGTGGGACTCGAAACATTCGCAAGAAACAAAGCGCGCAATCTAAGCGGTGGTCAGCAGCAGCGTGTTGCCATTGCCCGTGCGCTCATGCAGAATCCCAAAGTGATCTTCGCTGATGAGCCCGTCGCCAGTCTTGACCCGGCAACTGCAGATTCAGTGATGAGATATCTCGGTGAGCTCAATAAGAAAGATAATATCACAATTCTATGCTCTCTTCACTTCCTC
Encoded here:
- a CDS encoding aminopeptidase; the encoded protein is MTIQEIYNEENKKTRNVYEKSIESIKDIVLKTENFEAYPDKQEFMRFFYDVGIFILKMYEFEKRCTPEHFSNESTLTLMEENTSFFLSILPEDYDTSWANPTYAVSKLGDNFGQLFSYFFTRIRQFIMNAFQHKRFEMAEWNVIYIEAFEVVEYSMPDYEKLRQIITKIDAAYSLREEQIRLSENYDPTFDFFKNIIETADFSDERYLFQLGCYINDDTIRISKHLQTLTKAKIVELANLMADSYERGFVTSDKDMALKSTAMLIYPAGFERIIKYLIPAMKKKGLDLIIKRPSGAKTNKQYQYDHRFDRALFLDEALLERAEKTIKESYESIKELTDQYSGLIYFETFGEEPFSPVAKKECLKLNEEQQVLLQKLQQIANQITFTFIPREQTSFCIIAFPTPEIGADFEEIFNDTYAINTLKNEVYEPIQQKIIDALDTAEYAHIKGKGTNKTDLKVMLAKIDDPQKQTNFVNCTADVNVPLGEVFTTPQLKGTNGVLHIEDTYLRGLRYKDLQLVFKDGFIEDYSCTNFDNDQENKKYIEENILFPHKTLPMGEFAIGTNTLAYIVAQKYKILRLLPVLIIEKMGPHFAVGDTCFTFEEDKKVCNPDGKEIIARDNEKTILRKEDMSKAYTYTHIDITLPYESIGFITAVSKNGTKIDILRNERFVLEGTEKLNEPLNEYYS
- a CDS encoding phosphate/phosphite/phosphonate ABC transporter substrate-binding protein, which encodes MKAYKIVLVILLVGILIIGCSQKAPLGTKKNPIKMYFVPSMEAGKIVTSGQEIADYLHEKTGYFFRVAVPTSYASVIEAIGTKETDIAWLATFAYILANEKFGAEVELTTVRNGLEKYKGQFVALAGSGIDSVEDIQGKVIAYTDAASTSGYIYPSALLAKKGIKPARSLFAGGHPQAILAVYQGTADVGCTFWSPTDENGTIRDARRAVIETYPDIVDKVKIIGYTEWIPNDTVTFRKEFPEDMKNAIVDALIEFANTEEGHQTLLDILDIDNFVRANNSDYDVVRETLQALGTDASQFIQ
- the phnC gene encoding phosphonate ABC transporter ATP-binding protein codes for the protein MKNIIKLTDVHKVYKGGTHALKGINLEVKEGEFLILLGLSGSGKSTLLRCMNRLIEPTSGEIEIDEENVITAKGKRLRKIRRHIGMIFQQFNLIKNLSALTNVLSGKLGYVSLWHAITFSMHKNDVEIAMSNLKRVGLETFARNKARNLSGGQQQRVAIARALMQNPKVIFADEPVASLDPATADSVMRYLGELNKKDNITILCSLHFLSLARKYGTRVVALKDGNIVFDGTPIEIDEKKFKDIYGEDAEEVEIR